The following proteins are co-located in the Chaetodon trifascialis isolate fChaTrf1 chromosome 14, fChaTrf1.hap1, whole genome shotgun sequence genome:
- the luzp1 gene encoding leucine zipper protein 1: MSDHKDMTHRHLRHKLQSLGRRLDELEEATNKLQKSEDELLDLQDKIIQAEGSNSSLLADVEVLRKHLLKIQGKDEEVRKAEDLCRTVREKLEEEESLTKDLRAEIERLQRRMAELEKLEEAFGKSKSDCSQLCLSLNEEKNLTKKLSSELEALKARLKEVEGSETKLDRAEQALAMELEKLKGFTQTFMNERKRLLEKQREDEKIILKLTEKLEHQKNRLGMTADPGRADFIRSRIEDELSSTGLLTSKLTGRKKSIDYLKMADDNIGLVNKSENEKNSGLEGSQEEDNKVKELTQEVERLKNRLKQLELVEQDLKSTESKNRELHEKFQMERNRAQQLSEQVEQLRTQLCGRGGTGRNGTSSVDKHGNGSTNNPTRVLENGKAENEDIVVKGGFRQEKPKYRSAATVSEPSSPKHRNRELSPQHKRETKLRSKELSHSEESSPKSVRRALSPAHKSRRTPKTPTGAISSDNGLRDAGRGTEEKTRGATVGSVNTSSSDTKKASVLSRYPPAANDQKPLRTAHKQTDGETKKSRVEKISKLYVGSDSESNNSDVVPESSSNINSTSALEKDTASASDQESTDQVQESAAVSVASTLSKANGSYTAYRSHVTPLLSNDQGSEGHSSASETESTGSRPSEPEPVTEMTTTTVTSRTATSRYPRYSHVHDSHSEGSSTRSSFDEELHSRTPLAEGGHQGSTQTASGIEIQRVCSPREALRSKAVIKPAIIEIDRKEVMISEPLSTNGKPKISTKPIVTTTSKMTSSITIYPNDPSSSRTSSRSSSVSSEPLPIKERHTSTSNILIGPSSEHHGSISVPYEISIPKSEITLRSCQDQDYGVDDHNDSSSRSKLHKTSRVETTTSHMCCQRSNFSLQSSDTTSADFNDTESGFESSSSSSTTTVTSWRRQRQNQHSQEDSLPDMKNVTIRSTWRDRGTASVDETGQGRGSARTMTDGGSEDEAEAPTTWRAYRATTFDTEEMNSGTGAGGNAEAQKGAKPSPAEVYMRRINSVVTNTREVEEPGLRRGKCSQSPTVESGSVGRIIPHAPVTSQSWGRSYTQQPQAADSTEPSPNPSHSPASWRRQIPSGDSHHLGSSYDRGSKTAGASSRGDLWSSRGQGSGARAEGRTGAGSRLWSHRHAEH; the protein is encoded by the exons ATGTCTGACCATAAAGACATGACACATCGCCACCTGCGGCACAAGCTGCAGAGTCTCGGCCGAAGACTGGATGAACTGGAAGAAGCAACAAACAAGCTGCAGAAGTCTGAGGATGAGCTACTTGATCTGCAG GACAAAATCATCCAGGCAGAAGGCAGCAACTCATCTCTGCTTGCTGATGTGGAAGTCCTGAGGAAACATCTTTTAAAAATCCAGGGTAAGGATGAGGAGGTACGCAAAGCTGAGGATCTCTGCCGCACAGTCAGGGAGAaactggaagaggaggaaagccTCACAAAGGATCTAAGGGCTGAGATTGAACGCCTGCAGCGGAGGATGGCAGAGCTAGAGAAACTGGAAGAAGCTTTTGGGAAAAGCAAGTCTGACTGCAGCCAGCTCTGCCTAAGTCTCAATGAGGAGAAGAACTTGACTAAGAAACTCTCGTCTGAGTTGGAGGCTCTCAAAGCACGTttgaaggaggtggaggggtcTGAGACAAAGCTGGACAGGGCAGAGCAAGCTTTGGCTATGGAGCTTGAGAAACTCAAAGGATTCACCCAGACCTTTATGAATGAGCGTAAGAGGCTActagagaaacagagagaagatgagaagaTAATTTTAAAGCTGACAGAAAAACTGGAGCACCAGAAGAACCGCCTTGGCATGACGGCAGACCCTGGACGTGCAGATTTCATTAGGTCACGAATTGAGGATGAACTTTCATCCACAGGGCTCCTCACGAGTAAACTGACAGGACGCAAGAAGAGTATTGACTACTTGAAGATGGCTGATGACAACATTGGCCTTGTGAACAAATCTGAGAATGAGAAGAACAGTGGTCTTGAGGGCTCGCAGGAGGAGGACAACAAAGTAAAGGAGCTGACGCAGGAAGTAGAGAGGCTGAAAAACCGTCTTAAACAGCTGGAGCTAGTAGAACAGGATCTAAAGAGCACAGAGTCCAAAAATCGCGAACTTCATGAGAAGTTTCAAATGGAACGAAACCGGGCTCAACAACTAAGCGAGCAGGTGGAACAGCTCAGGACACAGCTGTGTGGAAGAGGTGGAACTGGAAGAAATGGAACCAGTAGCGTGGATAAGCATGGCAATGGAAGCACTAACAACCCCACTAGGGTCCTGGAGAATGGCAAAGCTGAGAATGAAGACATTGTTGTGAAGGGAGGCTTCAGACAAGAGAAGCCCAAATATAGGAGTGCTGCAACTGTCTCAGAACCAAGTTCCCCCAAACACAGGAACAGGGAGCTCTCTCCTCAGCATAAGAGAGAGACCAAGCTGAGGAGCAAAGAGCTGAGCCACTCAGAAGAGAGCTCTCCTAAATCTGTGAGGAGAGCGCTCAGTCCTGCTCACAAGAGTAGAAGGACACCCAAAACCCCAACAGGTGCAATTTCATCTGATAATGGATTAAGAGACGCAGGACGAGGaactgaggaaaaaacaagagGAGCCACTGTCGGCTCTGTAAACACATCTTCGAGTGATACTAAAAAAGCATCTGTTCTTAGTCGCTACCCTCCAGCAGCTAATGACCAGAAGCCACTGAGGACAGCCCACAAACAGACTGATGGGGAGACTAAAAAGAGCAGAGTAGAAAAAATTTCTAAATTATATGTTGGTAGTGATAGCGAATCAAACAATTCTGATGTAGTGCCTGAGAGTTCCAGTAACATCAACAGTACATCTGCTTTAGAGAAGGACACAGCGTCTGCCTCAGATCAGGAATCAACAGACCAGGTTCAGGAATCCGCTGCTGTATCTGTTGCCTCCACCCTGTCCAAAGCCAATGGATCCTACACAGCCTACAGATCCCATGTCACTCCACTGCTGTCCAATGACCAGGGGTCAGAGGGTCATTCATCTGCCTCCGAAACAGAGTCTACTGGTTCAAGGCCCTCTGAACCAGAGCCTGTAACTGAGATGACTACTACAACTGTAACCAGTAGGACTGCAACCTCCAGATATCCTAGATACTCCCACGTCCATGACTCGCATTCAGAGGGTTCTTCTACCAGGAGCTCTTTTGATGAGGAGCTCCACAGCAGAACGCCATTAGCTGAGGGAGGCCACCAGGGGTCCACACAAACTGCATCTGGGATTGAGATCCAGCGAGTGTGCAGCCCACGTGAGGCACTTAGGTCCAAAGCTGTCATCAAGCCAGCGATCATCGAGATTGACAGGAAGGAAGTGATGATTTCAGAACCTTTGTCTACAAATGGCAAACCCAAAATCTCCACCAAACCTATCGTGACCACCACAAGTAAAATGACCAGTAGTATAACCATCTACCCCAATGACCCAAGCTCTTCCAGAACTAGCAGtcgcagcagcagtgtgtccagCGAACCCTTACCAATCAAAGAACGCCACACCTCCACCAGTAACATCCTCATAG GCCCCAGCAGTGAGCACCATGGCAGCATCTCCGTCCCATATGAGATCTCCATTCCCAAGAGTGAGATCACCTTACGGTCGTGCCAGGACCAGGACTATGGGGTGGATGACCACAATGATTCCTCATCGAGGTCCAAACTCCACAAAACTTCCAGAGTAGAGACCACCACCAGCCACATGTGCTGCCAACGCAGCAACTTCAGCCTACAGTCCTCGGACACCACCTCTGCAGACTTTAACGACACTGAGTCAGgctttgaaagcagcagcagcagtagcaccACCACAGTCACCAGCTGGAGACGCCAAAGACAAAACCAGCACTCCCAAGAAGACAGTTTACCAGACATGAAGAATGTGACTATAAGAAGCACCTGGAGGGACCGGGGCACTGCGTCTGTGGATGAAACAGGCCAGGGACGAGGGAGTGCAAGGACAATGACTGATGGTGGGTCAGAGGATGAAGCAGAAGCTCCGACAACATGGAGGGCTTACCGGGCGACCACCTTTGATACAGAAGAAATGAACAGCGGAACAGGAGCTGGCGGGAATGCTGAGGCCCAGAAGGGAGCCAAGCCGTCCCCTGCAGAG GTGTACATGCGTAGGATCAACAGTGTGGTTACTAACACTAGAGAAGTTGAAGAACCAGGGCTTCGCCGAGGCAAATGCTCACAGTCTCCCACTGTGGAGTCAGGAAGCGTGGGAAGGATCATACCCCATGCACCTGTTACCTCTCAGTCCTGGGGCCGATCATACACACAACAACCACAG